CTTGGTTTGTGATGACGCCGCTGTTCATAACTGGGCCACTATTAGTAAAGGTGCCACTTGTCATGACCGTGCCGTGGTTAACCAGATTCAACGTATTGGTAAGTGTGCCACCATTGTTGATTAGCATACCAGTTTCTTTTACTAGTATGGTACCAGATGATGTGATTACACCGCTGCTAGTTATTTTACCGTCACTTTGTATAACACCTGTTGGACCGTTAGTTATTGTGCCAGATGAGGTGATAACGCCAAAGTTATTGAATGGACCACTGTTCGTTATTGTGCCGCCATTGCTAGCAATGATACCGTTATTGGTAACAATACCAGAGGTTGTCATGACGCCGCCGGTTGCGATGTTAATTGTTCCATCATTTGTGATGGTGCCGCTGCTAGTTACTGTTCCTATGTTGAAAACAACATTTGATGCTATAACTAGTGTGTCAGCAGGACCAATTACAAGAGTAGTGATTTTACATGTGGAAGTTGCGTTGTTCCACACTCCACCTACTGATGGAGATTGGCATGATAGTAGATCAGATACTGTAAAGGTTTCTGCCATTGCATTTTGTGCAGAAATTCCTAGAACAGAAATCATCACTGCAAATACAGGAAGTACGAGTGTTTTTTTCATGTTTGTCATTATCAGTCTAATTGTTGATAATGCTAATAGGTCGCGCTAACATTTGTGTTAGTATCATGTACGTATGTGTAGTATCATGGACAAGTTTGTCAGTGTAATGTACTAGATCAGATAATTTTTGAAATCATTGAGGCAAATTCTCGGCCACTTTTAGTCAAGACAACATTAATTTTGTTATCTTTAATTTTTGATTCAACAAGACCAATTTTCTCCATCCAAACAATATGTTTTGCAAGTCTTGCATAGTTTACATTGGTATCAAGTGATAGCTGGGTCTTGCCTTTAGAGCCGTTTTCTGTCATGACTTTCATGATACGCGACAAAGTTTTCATGCTTGGTTTAAAGTCAGTATCCAATTTTTTATTCTTTAAAATTTTGGTTATTTTTTTTAT
This genomic stretch from Nitrosopumilaceae archaeon harbors:
- a CDS encoding winged helix-turn-helix domain-containing protein, which encodes MKTLSRIMKVMTENGSKGKTQLSLDTNVNYARLAKHIVWMEKIGLVESKIKDNKINVVLTKSGREFASMISKII
- a CDS encoding transporter, whose translation is MKKTLVLPVFAVMISVLGISAQNAMAETFTVSDLLSCQSPSVGGVWNNATSTCKITTLVIGPADTLVIASNVVFNIGTVTSSGTITNDGTINIATGGVMTTSGIVTNNGIIASNGGTITNSGPFNNFGVITSSGTITNGPTGVIQSDGKITSSGVITSSGTILVKETGMLINNGGTLTNTLNLVNHGTVMTSGTFTNSGPVMNSGVITNQGLLTNSNTIANDGSIFNLCGGKIVNSGTIATHTVQNICVALT